Proteins encoded within one genomic window of Candidatus Brevundimonas colombiensis:
- a CDS encoding Do family serine endopeptidase, whose protein sequence is MKTRSIVLAATLALSACGNPQPSKAQEGEFAQPTRNVPSDAGGMKSSFAPVVRSAAPAVVNISARSVQRVQADPFFQLFGGGIPQARVAESVGSGVIVRSDGIVVTNNHVIDGAQQIKVVLNDRREFPATVILADERSDIAVLRLENVSDRLPVLAIDDREQQQVGDLVLAIGNPFGVGQTVTNGIISALNRTETGISDSGSFIQTDAAINPGNSGGALVDMDGDLIGINTAIFSRSGSSAGVGFAVPAAMVKRVVDSALGGAKQVVRPWLGVKGDTVTGDIAGSLGLSRPQGLVVTEVYANGPAARAGVRQGDVITAVDGQEINDQGGLNYRVGSRNPNDQVQVVILRDGRAQTLTARVQPLPGDADPNGGVTITSGPFAGAEVVALNPALADRLGGDPFASGVIVTGLSGRGYAARAGFRQNDLIVSINGRAIASARDVEAASSGRGPWEVVINRGGRQIRGVLR, encoded by the coding sequence ATGAAGACCCGATCGATCGTGCTCGCCGCCACACTGGCCCTGTCAGCCTGCGGCAATCCTCAACCGTCCAAGGCGCAGGAGGGCGAGTTCGCCCAGCCGACGCGCAACGTGCCCAGCGACGCCGGGGGAATGAAGTCCAGCTTCGCGCCCGTGGTGCGTTCGGCGGCGCCGGCCGTGGTCAATATCTCGGCCCGCAGCGTGCAGCGGGTGCAGGCCGATCCCTTCTTCCAGCTGTTCGGCGGCGGCATTCCCCAGGCGCGGGTGGCGGAATCGGTCGGGTCGGGCGTGATCGTCCGTTCGGACGGAATCGTGGTGACGAACAACCACGTCATCGACGGCGCCCAGCAGATCAAGGTCGTGCTGAACGACCGGCGCGAGTTTCCGGCCACGGTCATCCTGGCCGACGAGCGCAGCGACATCGCCGTGCTGAGGCTGGAGAATGTCAGCGACCGCCTGCCGGTGCTGGCCATCGACGATCGCGAGCAGCAGCAGGTCGGCGATCTGGTCCTGGCCATCGGCAATCCGTTCGGCGTGGGCCAGACGGTGACCAACGGCATCATCTCGGCCCTGAACCGCACCGAGACGGGGATTTCCGATTCGGGCTCCTTCATCCAGACCGATGCGGCCATCAACCCGGGCAATTCGGGTGGGGCGCTGGTGGACATGGACGGCGATCTGATCGGCATCAACACCGCCATCTTCTCGCGATCCGGCTCCTCGGCCGGGGTCGGGTTCGCCGTGCCCGCCGCCATGGTCAAGCGGGTGGTGGATTCGGCCCTGGGCGGCGCCAAACAGGTGGTGCGGCCCTGGCTGGGCGTGAAGGGCGACACTGTGACCGGCGACATCGCCGGCAGCCTGGGCCTGAGCCGGCCGCAGGGGCTGGTGGTCACGGAGGTTTACGCCAACGGCCCGGCGGCGCGCGCGGGCGTGCGCCAGGGCGACGTCATCACCGCCGTCGACGGCCAGGAGATCAACGATCAGGGCGGGCTGAACTATCGCGTCGGCTCGCGCAATCCGAACGATCAGGTGCAGGTCGTCATCCTGCGCGACGGGCGGGCCCAGACCCTGACGGCGCGGGTGCAGCCCCTGCCGGGCGACGCCGATCCCAACGGGGGCGTGACCATCACGTCCGGTCCGTTCGCGGGCGCCGAGGTGGTGGCGCTGAACCCGGCGCTGGCCGACCGGCTGGGCGGCGATCCGTTCGCCAGCGGGGTGATCGTCACCGGATTGTCGGGGCGCGGCTATGCAGCGCGGGCGGGCTTCCGCCAGAACGACCTGATCGTCAGCATCAACGGCCGCGCCATCGCCTCGGCCCGCGACGTCGAGGCCGCCAGTTCCGGTCGCGGCCCGTGGGAGGTCGTCATCAACCGCGGCGGCCGTCAGATCCGGGGCGTGCTGAGATAA
- a CDS encoding RluA family pseudouridine synthase, which yields MSERQPVALSEDEIAAVRSWVIHEDAHIFAFSKPSGLSSQGGRIKAHTLDDLLWAFARSNGKRPELVHRLDRDTSGVILAAKTKPAAGFLGKALQMRRFRKTYLALLSAAPDPRSGTVDAPLRREEIGRESYMRVVAFDAPGAQGSQSRYRTLAASDHGAVMELEPLTGRMHQLRVHMAHLGRPLIGDVRYGGALTTPVGPAPRLMLHAAKLSFPHPEGGTTTVEAPPPEDFQTLRRALGL from the coding sequence ATGTCCGAACGCCAGCCCGTCGCCCTGTCCGAAGATGAGATCGCCGCCGTCCGGTCGTGGGTGATCCACGAGGACGCCCATATCTTCGCCTTTTCCAAGCCCAGCGGCCTGTCCAGCCAGGGCGGACGGATCAAGGCGCACACGCTGGACGACCTGTTGTGGGCGTTTGCGCGGTCGAACGGCAAGCGGCCGGAACTGGTGCATCGGCTGGACCGCGACACCTCGGGCGTGATCCTGGCGGCCAAGACCAAGCCGGCGGCCGGTTTTCTGGGCAAGGCGTTGCAGATGCGGCGGTTCAGGAAAACCTATCTGGCCCTGCTGTCGGCGGCGCCGGACCCGCGATCCGGCACGGTCGATGCGCCCCTGCGCCGCGAGGAGATCGGGCGCGAATCCTATATGCGGGTCGTCGCCTTCGACGCGCCGGGCGCGCAAGGGTCACAGAGCCGATACCGCACCCTGGCCGCCAGCGATCACGGGGCGGTGATGGAACTGGAGCCGCTGACCGGGCGGATGCATCAGTTGCGGGTGCATATGGCGCATCTGGGGCGGCCGCTGATCGGAGACGTGCGCTATGGCGGGGCCCTGACCACGCCGGTCGGACCCGCGCCGCGCCTGATGCTGCACGCGGCGAAACTGAGCTTTCCGCATCCCGAAGGGGGGACCACGACAGTCGAGGCCCCGCCGCCGGAAGATTTCCAGACGCTGCGGCGCGCGCTGGGTCTATAA
- a CDS encoding pseudouridine synthase — protein MAFTRTYDGDEPVRVNKWLGQTGVCSRREADSLIANGLVSIDGETIADAGRKIQPGETLTLNDTAQAALATGMTLVLHKPVGFVSGQPDPGKVPAVRLLKTPNRIGQGETPARDASLPPIGRLDEDSRGLLLLSSDGVVAKAVIGPASELDKEYLVVVEGQITEGKLSKLRHGLSLNDKPLKPARVTQIEPQRLRFILTEGKYRQIRRMCELVGLEVVDLYRIRIGPLELGDLPEGRWRHLTDQERAAIIAASTASA, from the coding sequence ATGGCCTTCACCCGCACCTATGACGGCGACGAACCCGTTCGCGTGAACAAATGGCTGGGCCAAACCGGCGTCTGTTCCCGGCGCGAGGCCGACAGCCTGATCGCCAACGGCCTGGTCTCCATCGACGGCGAGACCATCGCCGATGCGGGGCGCAAGATTCAGCCCGGCGAAACCCTGACCCTGAACGACACCGCCCAGGCCGCCCTGGCCACCGGCATGACCCTGGTGCTGCACAAGCCGGTCGGCTTCGTCTCGGGCCAGCCCGATCCCGGCAAGGTTCCCGCCGTGCGCCTGTTGAAAACGCCCAATCGTATCGGCCAGGGCGAAACCCCCGCCCGCGACGCCTCCCTGCCCCCCATCGGCCGCCTGGACGAGGATTCGCGCGGTCTTCTGCTGCTGTCGTCCGACGGCGTGGTGGCCAAGGCCGTGATCGGACCCGCGTCGGAACTGGACAAGGAATACCTCGTCGTCGTCGAAGGCCAGATCACCGAGGGCAAGCTCAGCAAGCTGCGCCACGGCCTGTCCCTGAACGACAAGCCGCTGAAGCCCGCCCGCGTCACCCAGATCGAACCGCAACGCCTGCGGTTCATCCTGACCGAGGGCAAGTATCGCCAGATCCGTCGCATGTGCGAGCTGGTCGGGCTGGAGGTCGTGGACCTATACCGTATCCGCATCGGCCCGCTTGAGTTGGGCGACCTGCCCGAAGGCCGCTGGCGTCACCTGACCGATCAGGAACGCGCGGCTATCATCGCGGCTTCTACGGCCTCGGCCTGA
- a CDS encoding DUF938 domain-containing protein yields the protein MNSLDSIAALPDGALTSPAARRNAEPILRVLRAHLPAAGSVLEIASGSGEHAVAFSSAMPGLRWTPSDPSAEARDSIAAWTRTAALPNLAAPLDLDGQDPTTWPTGPFDALYCANMTHISPWSATEGLMDLAGRALRRPGGLLVLYGPYREAEVPLAPSNAAFDTSLKSRNPDWGLRDRDAVQALARAHGLIATLRVPMPAENLMLLFRTV from the coding sequence ATGAACAGTCTGGATTCCATCGCCGCCCTGCCGGACGGCGCCCTGACCTCGCCGGCCGCGCGCCGCAATGCGGAGCCGATCCTGCGCGTCCTGCGCGCCCATCTCCCGGCCGCCGGATCGGTGCTGGAGATCGCCTCGGGATCGGGCGAACACGCCGTCGCCTTTTCGTCAGCGATGCCCGGCCTGCGCTGGACGCCCAGCGACCCCAGCGCCGAGGCGCGCGACAGCATCGCCGCCTGGACCCGCACTGCCGCCCTGCCCAATCTTGCGGCGCCGCTAGACCTGGACGGCCAGGACCCGACGACATGGCCGACCGGACCGTTCGACGCCCTCTATTGCGCGAACATGACGCACATCAGCCCCTGGTCGGCGACCGAGGGGCTGATGGATCTGGCGGGCCGGGCCCTGAGACGTCCGGGCGGCCTTCTGGTTCTGTACGGCCCCTATCGCGAGGCGGAAGTCCCATTGGCGCCGTCCAACGCCGCCTTCGACACCAGTCTGAAGTCGCGCAATCCCGACTGGGGCCTGCGCGACCGCGACGCCGTTCAGGCCCTGGCCCGCGCCCACGGCCTGATCGCCACGCTGCGCGTCCCCATGCCGGCCGAGAACCTGATGCTTCTGTTCAGAACTGTCTGA
- a CDS encoding low molecular weight phosphotyrosine protein phosphatase, which translates to MPSILFVCLGNICRSPLAEAALRAEAQRLHLDLIVDSAGTGDWHAGEAPDARAQATARRHGVEISGLRARQVTQADFRRFTHIVALDHDNLKNLRRLRPDDAVAELSLLLDHVPGREGQAVADPYFGDDDGFETTWAEVTAAARNLAVRLRGA; encoded by the coding sequence ATGCCCTCCATCCTCTTCGTCTGCCTCGGCAACATCTGTCGCTCTCCCCTCGCCGAGGCCGCCCTGCGCGCGGAGGCCCAGCGGCTCCACCTCGACCTGATCGTGGATTCCGCCGGGACCGGGGACTGGCATGCGGGCGAGGCGCCGGACGCGAGGGCGCAGGCGACGGCGCGGCGGCATGGAGTGGAGATTTCGGGGTTGAGGGCGCGGCAGGTGACGCAGGCGGACTTTCGTCGCTTCACCCACATCGTCGCCCTGGACCATGACAATCTGAAAAACCTGCGCCGCCTGCGTCCCGACGACGCTGTCGCCGAACTCAGCCTGCTGCTCGACCACGTCCCCGGCCGCGAGGGCCAGGCCGTCGCCGATCCCTATTTCGGCGACGACGACGGCTTCGAGACCACCTGGGCCGAGGTCACAGCCGCCGCCCGCAATCTGGCGGTCAGGCTTCGCGGCGCGTGA
- a CDS encoding RluA family pseudouridine synthase, translating into MTDQPPAADAPKREVLTIYVAEDEDGIRLDRWFRRRWPHLSNIQVQKMARSGQIRVDGARIKPEGRLTAGAAVRVPPIPDDTSRQAGDAHTLTEKDIAFAKSLVLYEDDMVIAINKPHGLAVQGGTKTSRHVDRLLSAWGEGLARPRLVHRLDRDTSGVLLLGKGPEAAKRLAGAFARRQAKKTYWAIVIGNPKPYSGQIDMPLKKTGINDFEMMRPAERKDPRAEPAETAFSTISRASHRAAWMALRPFTGRTHQLRAHMAGIGHPILGDPKYGDEKSRELSGPLKLQLHARSIELDHPRGGVLKVTAPLSPEMKAGFAHFGFTEDEAEDDPFLGVKRIR; encoded by the coding sequence TTGACCGACCAGCCACCCGCAGCAGACGCCCCCAAGCGCGAAGTCCTGACGATCTATGTCGCTGAGGACGAGGACGGCATCCGCCTGGACCGCTGGTTCCGCCGGCGCTGGCCGCACCTGTCCAACATCCAGGTGCAGAAGATGGCCCGCAGCGGCCAGATTCGCGTGGACGGCGCCCGCATCAAGCCCGAAGGCCGCCTGACCGCCGGGGCCGCCGTGCGCGTGCCGCCGATCCCTGACGACACTTCGCGCCAGGCCGGGGACGCCCACACCCTGACCGAGAAGGACATCGCCTTCGCCAAGTCGCTGGTGCTGTACGAAGACGATATGGTGATCGCCATCAACAAGCCGCACGGGCTGGCGGTTCAGGGCGGCACCAAGACCAGCCGCCACGTCGACCGGCTGCTGTCGGCCTGGGGCGAGGGGCTGGCGCGGCCGCGTCTGGTTCACCGGCTGGACCGCGACACATCCGGCGTCCTGCTGCTGGGCAAGGGGCCAGAGGCGGCCAAGCGGCTGGCGGGCGCCTTTGCGCGGCGTCAGGCCAAGAAGACCTATTGGGCCATCGTCATCGGCAATCCGAAACCCTATTCGGGCCAGATCGACATGCCGCTGAAGAAGACCGGCATCAACGACTTCGAGATGATGCGCCCGGCCGAGCGCAAGGACCCGCGCGCCGAACCGGCGGAAACCGCCTTCTCGACGATCAGCCGCGCCTCGCACCGGGCGGCGTGGATGGCGCTGCGGCCCTTCACCGGTCGGACGCACCAGCTGCGCGCCCATATGGCGGGGATCGGCCACCCGATCCTGGGCGACCCGAAATACGGCGACGAGAAGTCGCGCGAACTGTCGGGGCCGCTGAAGCTGCAACTGCACGCCCGCAGCATCGAACTGGACCACCCGCGCGGCGGCGTCCTGAAGGTCACGGCGCCCCTCAGCCCCGAAATGAAGGCCGGCTTCGCCCACTTCGGCTTCACCGAGGACGAGGCCGAAGACGACCCCTTCCTGGGCGTGAAGCGAATCCGGTGA
- a CDS encoding replication-associated recombination protein A translates to MSDLFEASGILPPDAPLADRLRPRTLDEVVGQDHLLGPGGPIRRMIEAGRLGSMILWGPPGTGKTTIARLLAQAAGYEYQAISAVFSGVADLKKAFEAARMRRAAGQSTLLFVDEIHRFNRAQQDGFLPFVEAGVVTLVGATTENPSFELNGALLSRSQVYVLKRLDDAALDQLLGRAEAHMERALPLTPEARQAMLALADGDGRYLLTMSEVLFDLPEDERLDVQGLAGVLQRRAPAYDKSREEHYNLISALHKSVRGSDPDAALYWLARMLNGGEDPLYLARRIVRMAVEDIGEADPLSILVANAAKDTYDFLGSPEGELALAQAVVHLATAPKSVGVYEAFKAAKKAAYETGSLMPPAHIRNAPTKLMKSLGYGKGYQYDPSTPEGFSGANFFPDEMERRTFYQPKGEGHEEKVKARLERWAAMRARMAVDDPAD, encoded by the coding sequence ATGAGCGATTTGTTCGAAGCCTCCGGCATTCTGCCCCCCGACGCCCCTTTGGCCGACCGGCTGCGCCCGCGCACGCTGGACGAGGTGGTGGGGCAGGACCATCTACTGGGGCCGGGCGGGCCGATCCGGCGCATGATCGAGGCCGGGCGGCTGGGGTCGATGATCCTGTGGGGGCCGCCGGGGACGGGCAAGACCACCATCGCGCGGCTGCTGGCCCAGGCGGCGGGCTATGAATATCAGGCGATCAGCGCGGTCTTCTCCGGCGTCGCGGACCTGAAAAAGGCGTTCGAGGCGGCGCGGATGCGACGGGCGGCGGGGCAGTCGACCCTGTTGTTCGTGGACGAGATTCACCGCTTCAACCGCGCCCAGCAGGACGGCTTCCTGCCCTTCGTTGAGGCGGGGGTGGTCACACTGGTCGGGGCCACGACCGAGAACCCCAGTTTCGAGCTGAACGGGGCCCTGCTGTCGCGCAGCCAGGTCTATGTGCTGAAACGGCTGGACGATGCGGCGCTGGATCAGCTGCTGGGCCGCGCCGAGGCGCATATGGAGCGGGCCCTGCCGCTGACGCCCGAGGCGCGTCAGGCGATGCTGGCGCTGGCGGACGGGGACGGGCGCTATCTGCTGACCATGTCGGAGGTGCTGTTCGACCTGCCAGAGGACGAGCGGCTGGACGTGCAGGGGCTGGCGGGGGTGCTGCAGCGCCGGGCGCCCGCCTACGACAAGAGTAGAGAAGAACACTATAACCTCATATCAGCCCTGCATAAATCGGTGCGGGGGTCGGACCCGGACGCGGCGCTTTATTGGCTGGCGCGGATGCTGAACGGGGGCGAGGATCCGCTGTATCTGGCGCGGCGGATCGTGCGGATGGCGGTCGAGGACATTGGCGAGGCGGACCCCCTGTCGATCCTGGTCGCCAATGCGGCCAAGGACACCTACGACTTCCTGGGCAGCCCCGAGGGCGAACTGGCGCTGGCGCAGGCAGTGGTGCATCTGGCCACTGCGCCCAAGTCGGTCGGGGTCTATGAGGCGTTCAAGGCGGCCAAGAAGGCGGCCTATGAGACCGGATCGCTGATGCCGCCCGCCCATATCCGCAACGCCCCGACCAAGCTGATGAAGTCGCTGGGCTACGGCAAGGGCTATCAATACGACCCCTCGACGCCCGAGGGGTTTTCGGGCGCGAACTTCTTCCCCGACGAGATGGAGCGTCGCACCTTCTATCAGCCCAAGGGCGAGGGGCACGAGGAGAAGGTCAAGGCGCGGCTGGAGCGCTGGGCCGCGATGCGGGCGCGGATGGCGGTGGACGATCCGGCGGACTGA
- the mutL gene encoding DNA mismatch repair endonuclease MutL, with protein sequence MPIRRLSPETVNRIAAGEVVERPASAIKELVENALDAGGTNIEIQADGGGLSRILIADDGKGIPRAELPLAIERHATSKLEPDDAGDVDLLRIHTLGFRGEALPSIGSVARLSITTRSRDETNAWAIQVEGGETRPLTPAPFPGPHGARVEVRDLFYATPARLKFMKSERAEAMAISEEIKRQAMAHEAVAFTLSLDGKVTLRLPAEHPGDEGRLKRLSALLGRDFEANALLIDQERDGVRLSGYAGLPTYSRGNAAHQYLFVNGRPVKDRLLQGALRGAYADFLARDRHPAAVLFLDIDPLYVDVNVHPAKAEVRFRDPALVRGLIVGALRHALHAAGHRASTTVAADALSGFQPHTGVATHLGSGPAYSPSAPSARGFSGWTGWSQPDAAAQIIPGLNERSARVEPTWGGPSWPSQPAPDSDLATRHPPLAAQPQDPLDYPLGAARGQLHANYIVAQTRDGLVIVDQHAAHERLVYERMKAQMAEGSVTRQALLTPEVVDLDPAEAERVAARAEELAEMGLIVEAFGAGAVLVRETPAMLGDTDVQGLIRDIADDLAEHGQALSLKERLAAICGTMACHGSVRSGRILSAPEMNALLRQMEATPHSGQCNHGRPTYVELKLHDLEKLFGRR encoded by the coding sequence ATGCCCATCCGTCGCCTCTCCCCCGAAACCGTCAACCGCATCGCCGCCGGCGAGGTGGTCGAACGGCCCGCCAGCGCCATCAAGGAGTTGGTCGAGAACGCCCTGGATGCGGGCGGGACCAATATCGAGATTCAGGCCGACGGCGGCGGCCTGTCGCGCATCCTGATCGCCGATGACGGCAAGGGCATCCCGCGAGCGGAACTGCCGCTGGCCATCGAACGCCACGCCACATCCAAGCTGGAGCCGGATGACGCGGGCGACGTGGACCTGCTGCGCATCCACACCTTGGGCTTCCGGGGCGAGGCCCTGCCCTCCATCGGCTCGGTCGCCCGTCTGTCCATCACCACCCGGTCCCGCGACGAGACCAACGCCTGGGCCATTCAGGTCGAGGGCGGCGAGACCCGCCCCCTGACGCCCGCCCCCTTCCCCGGTCCGCACGGCGCGCGGGTCGAGGTGCGCGACCTCTTCTACGCCACCCCCGCCCGGCTCAAGTTCATGAAGTCCGAGCGGGCCGAGGCCATGGCCATTTCGGAAGAGATCAAGCGTCAGGCCATGGCGCACGAGGCCGTCGCCTTCACCCTGTCGCTGGACGGCAAGGTGACCCTGCGCCTGCCCGCCGAACATCCCGGCGACGAAGGGCGGCTGAAACGCCTGTCCGCCCTGCTGGGCCGCGACTTCGAGGCCAACGCCCTGTTGATCGATCAAGAGCGGGACGGCGTGCGCCTGTCCGGCTATGCGGGCCTGCCCACCTATTCGCGCGGCAATGCGGCGCATCAGTATCTGTTCGTCAACGGCCGCCCGGTGAAGGATCGGCTGCTGCAAGGGGCCCTGCGCGGCGCCTATGCCGACTTCTTGGCGCGGGACCGGCACCCGGCCGCCGTCCTCTTCCTCGACATCGATCCCCTCTATGTCGACGTCAACGTCCACCCGGCCAAGGCCGAGGTCCGGTTCCGCGATCCGGCCCTTGTGCGCGGCCTGATCGTCGGCGCCCTGAGGCACGCCCTGCACGCGGCGGGCCACCGCGCCTCAACCACCGTCGCCGCCGACGCCCTATCGGGATTCCAGCCCCACACCGGCGTCGCCACACATCTCGGTTCCGGCCCCGCCTACAGCCCCAGCGCCCCCTCGGCCCGGGGGTTCAGCGGCTGGACCGGCTGGTCCCAGCCCGACGCCGCCGCCCAAATCATCCCCGGCCTCAACGAACGCAGCGCCCGCGTCGAACCGACTTGGGGCGGCCCGTCATGGCCATCGCAACCCGCCCCGGACAGCGACCTCGCCACCCGCCACCCGCCACTCGCCGCTCAACCTCAAGACCCCCTCGACTATCCGCTGGGCGCCGCGCGGGGCCAGCTTCACGCCAACTACATCGTCGCCCAGACCCGCGACGGCCTGGTCATCGTCGATCAGCACGCGGCGCACGAACGGCTGGTCTATGAGCGGATGAAGGCCCAGATGGCCGAGGGGTCCGTGACCCGTCAGGCCCTGCTGACGCCTGAGGTGGTCGATCTGGACCCCGCCGAGGCCGAGCGCGTCGCCGCCCGCGCCGAGGAACTGGCCGAAATGGGCCTGATCGTCGAGGCGTTCGGCGCCGGCGCCGTCCTGGTGCGCGAAACCCCGGCCATGCTGGGCGACACGGACGTTCAGGGCCTGATCCGCGACATCGCCGACGACTTGGCCGAACACGGCCAGGCCCTGTCGCTCAAGGAACGCCTCGCCGCCATCTGCGGCACCATGGCCTGCCACGGCAGCGTCCGCTCAGGCCGCATCCTCTCCGCCCCCGAAATGAACGCCCTCCTCCGCCAGATGGAAGCCACCCCGCATTCGGGCCAGTGCAACCACGGCCGCCCGACCTACGTGGAGCTGAAGCTGCACGACCTGGAGAAGCTGTTCGGGAGAAGGTGA
- a CDS encoding ATPase: protein MTDQPAPHRPRFVELSPDRIARFWTEASVGAHPGGGWAVQLDGRTPKTPDKAPLTLPTEAAARMAAEEWAAQGEFLDPSTMPATRLASTAIDRIGAAREAVADEIAAYAGSDVVCYLAEHPTTLVERQAREWGPWRDWAAREMGVVLEPTSGIVHRPQSPEAIARVKAHALTLDDFRLTGLATAVPLLGSAVLALAVERGALSGGEAFDLSRIDEAFQEDQWGVDAEASERTQARRAEAELLDRWFRALD, encoded by the coding sequence ATGACCGACCAGCCTGCCCCGCATCGTCCGCGCTTCGTGGAGCTTTCGCCGGATCGTATTGCGCGGTTCTGGACCGAGGCGAGCGTGGGCGCGCATCCAGGCGGGGGGTGGGCGGTGCAGTTGGATGGGCGCACGCCCAAGACGCCGGACAAGGCGCCGCTGACGCTGCCGACCGAGGCGGCGGCCCGGATGGCGGCGGAGGAGTGGGCGGCGCAGGGGGAGTTTCTGGACCCGTCGACCATGCCGGCGACGCGGCTGGCCTCGACCGCCATCGACCGCATCGGAGCCGCGCGCGAGGCTGTGGCGGACGAGATCGCGGCCTATGCCGGATCGGACGTGGTCTGTTACCTGGCCGAGCATCCGACCACCCTGGTCGAGCGGCAGGCCCGCGAATGGGGGCCTTGGCGAGACTGGGCCGCGCGCGAGATGGGGGTCGTGCTGGAGCCGACCAGCGGCATCGTCCACCGGCCGCAGTCGCCCGAGGCCATCGCGAGGGTCAAGGCCCACGCCCTGACGCTGGATGATTTCCGCCTGACCGGCCTTGCGACGGCCGTGCCCCTGCTGGGGTCGGCGGTGCTGGCGCTGGCGGTCGAGCGGGGCGCGCTCAGCGGGGGAGAGGCGTTCGACCTGTCGCGGATCGACGAGGCGTTCCAGGAGGATCAATGGGGCGTGGACGCCGAGGCGTCCGAACGCACCCAGGCGCGCCGCGCCGAGGCGGAGCTGCTGGATCGGTGGTTCAGGGCCTTGGACTGA
- the crcB gene encoding fluoride efflux transporter CrcB yields the protein MTRFLLVAAGGAIGSMARYGLGVAAGRWAPNAGWPVGTFAANVAGGLLMGLLTGWLAFRGGAQQEAVRLFAAVGVLGGFTTFSSYSLEAVQMIERRQIGLAAAYVIGSVVLAIGALFVGLMIARRALGVSV from the coding sequence ATGACACGTTTTCTTCTTGTCGCGGCCGGCGGCGCCATCGGTTCGATGGCGCGCTATGGGCTGGGCGTCGCGGCCGGTCGATGGGCGCCGAACGCCGGATGGCCGGTCGGCACATTCGCCGCCAATGTCGCGGGCGGCCTGTTGATGGGCTTGCTGACCGGCTGGCTGGCGTTCCGGGGCGGCGCGCAGCAGGAGGCGGTCAGGCTGTTCGCCGCCGTCGGGGTGCTGGGCGGGTTCACGACCTTTTCGTCCTATTCGCTGGAGGCGGTGCAGATGATCGAGCGCCGTCAGATCGGCCTGGCGGCCGCCTATGTGATCGGCTCGGTGGTTCTGGCTATCGGCGCCCTGTTTGTCGGCCTGATGATCGCCCGCCGCGCCCTTGGAGTTTCCGTTTGA
- a CDS encoding DUF1304 domain-containing protein codes for MIATLLIVIVALIHAYIVVLEMALWTTPRGRKAFGLSVEKAEATKVMAANQGLYNGFLVAGLAWGLWLGAGGFQIKVFFLACVVVAGLYGAATVSRKILLVQAVPAALALIALALRV; via the coding sequence GTGATCGCGACCCTGCTGATCGTCATCGTGGCGCTGATCCACGCCTATATCGTGGTGCTGGAAATGGCGCTGTGGACCACGCCGCGCGGGCGAAAAGCCTTTGGCCTGAGTGTGGAAAAGGCCGAGGCGACCAAGGTGATGGCCGCCAACCAGGGCCTGTACAACGGGTTTCTGGTCGCGGGTCTGGCGTGGGGGCTGTGGCTGGGCGCGGGCGGGTTTCAGATCAAGGTCTTCTTTCTGGCCTGCGTGGTGGTCGCGGGGCTTTACGGGGCCGCGACGGTCAGCCGGAAGATTCTGCTGGTGCAGGCGGTTCCTGCGGCCTTGGCTCTGATCGCGCTGGCCTTGCGTGTATGA
- a CDS encoding VOC family protein, whose protein sequence is MTDARPDQGPTSGVTPRLTIPSRGASAAVDFYIIAFGAEVLDRRLADDGERLMHAHLRINGASVMVNDEFPEYTGVQDVRPAGVTLHLQVADPDAWWTRALVVGGAEPVMDMADQFWGDRYGVLRDPFGHTWSIGGPTKG, encoded by the coding sequence ATGACCGACGCCCGCCCCGACCAAGGCCCGACTTCCGGCGTGACGCCCCGTCTGACGATCCCGTCGCGCGGCGCCTCGGCGGCGGTGGACTTCTACATCATCGCCTTCGGGGCCGAGGTTCTGGATCGCCGCCTGGCCGACGACGGCGAGCGGCTGATGCACGCCCATCTGCGGATCAACGGCGCCAGCGTCATGGTGAACGACGAGTTCCCGGAATACACCGGCGTCCAGGACGTACGTCCCGCCGGCGTGACCCTGCATCTTCAGGTCGCCGACCCCGACGCCTGGTGGACCCGCGCCCTGGTCGTCGGCGGCGCCGAACCCGTCATGGACATGGCCGATCAGTTCTGGGGCGACCGCTACGGCGTCCTGCGCGACCCCTTCGGCCACACATGGTCCATCGGGGGCCCGACGAAGGGCTGA